In Polyangiaceae bacterium, the genomic window CGTCGGCGGGAGCAGCTCGCGCACGCCACCCGCGTAGGTGCACAGCGCGACGCTGTCCGAAGCTCTGAGCTCCCGAGTGAGCAAGCGCAGGCTGTGCTGCACCAGACCGATGCGGTCCGGCCCCTGCATCGAGCCGCTGGTGTCCACCAAATAGGTGAGGTGGAGCGGCGGCCGCGCGCTCGGCGGAACGCGCCGGCCCTGGACCGCCACCCGCAGGAAGTGGCGTCCGGGCTCGAAGGGCGAGGGCGCCGCGTCGAGGTGCACCAGGAACGGCGCGTCGCCCGGCGCGTCTTCCGGACCGGGGTAGCCGTAGTCGAAGGCGTTCAGCATCTCCTCGGGACGCACTGCGGCGAGGGGCGGCAGCGCGCCTTCTTCGAGCCGGCGCTTGACGAAGAAATACGAGCCCGTGTCCACGTCCACGGCGAAGGTCGAGAAGCGGTCCTGCTTGGGATCGACGACGGGATTCACGCCGTGATCGGCGAAGTCGTCGCCGCTCTCGCGTTCGCCGCTGTTGCCGCCTTCGAGGTCGCGCCCGTCCTCCAGCCCCCAGAGCTCACCACGCGCGCTGCCAGGCTCGCTGCCCAGGGAGGCGGACACGAGCCCGAGCGCGCCGAACTCCTGCGCGTCCGCCAGCGCTCGCGCTCGCGCCAGCGTCTCACCGGAGCCAGAGCTCTTGCCCTTCGCGCCGTGGCGCCCGCGTTCGCCACGACCGTCCGACTCCCCGAGCGCGAGCTTACCGCCGCCGCCGCGGTTGCCTCCCCCGGGCTGCACCTCGCGCTCCGCGCTCGCCCGAAGGTAGTGCTGCATCAGGACGATCTGCTCGCGCTCTGCCTCTTCGGCGAGCTCCTCCGGCGGCGGCGCGAAGTGCGCGGCCGAGCCCAGCACGCCGGCGGAGAGCGAGAGCGAGCTCCCGAAGTAGCCGAGCCCCGTCAGGCGCACGAAGAATCGGCGCACCGGCGAGCGCGTTCGAGGCTCGACCTCCACGTCCACGACGAAGTCGCCGAAGCTCTGCGCGAAGCGCTGACCCAGCTTCATCTCGAAGAAGCCCACGCTCGCGTCGCTCGGATCCGCCTCGGTCGGGACGATGCACGGCTTGTCGTCGAGCGCCACACCGATGACGACGCGACCGCGCCTGACCCGCACCAGCTGCAGCCGCTGGCGGCCCAGCACCTCCGCCGGCATCACGAAATCCGCGCCGTCTTCACCGAGGGTGTAGTCCCGTGCGGGAGACAGAATCACGTCGTGGATCACGTCGCCGAGCCACGACACCCGAACGCGCAGCGAGGGGGTCATCGCCGGGATTCGACAGCGCGTGCCCGGGCGAGTTCCTCAGCGCACGTCCCAGACCGCGAGCACGCACGACAGGTCGCCGTTCTTCAGGCGGTGGCGCTCGGCGCCGGGCGGCGTGCGAAACGGCGTGTCCGGCCCGAGCAAGACCGCGACCCGATGCCCCGGCCCGAGACGGCCCAGCACCTCGCCGAGCTCGGCGTAGAGCGACCGCCCCGCCGCGAGCCGCTCTCCATACGGCGGGTTCACGATCACCAGGCCCGGCGGCGAAGTGCTGCGCAGGCTCCCGAGCTCGGCGCGCGCGAGCTCGACGTGGGCCGAGGCCCGCTTGGCATTCCGGCGGGCCAGCGCGACCGCGTCCGGATCCCGGTCGAACCCCGACACGCGCGGGCCGCTGTCTTTGACCCGCGCCCGCGCGCGAGCTTTGAGCACGCCCAGACGTTTCTCCAAGCTCGGGTCGAAGCTCGCCCAGCGCTCGAAGCCGAAGCGCGCTCGCGAGAGGCCTGGCGCCACGCCCCGCGCCCACAGATCCGCCTCGATGGGCAGGGTGCCGGAGCCACACATGGGGTCGACCAGCGGCCGCCGCCGATCCCAGCCGCTCATGCGCAAGAGCGCCGCGGCGAGGGTCTCCTTCAGCGGCGCGGTCGAGCCCGGCTCGCGATAGCCGCGCCGGTGCAGCGACTCTCCGACCAGATCGAGCGCGATCGTCACTC contains:
- a CDS encoding RNA methyltransferase, translated to MKFFVTAPMGVERALSDELSELDVGRVRGVVGGVELSGRWEDAYRVCLESRIALRVLFPLADAPCRSERDLYDAAREIAWEKHLTPDTTLAVSAVGTAPGLDNTMFLAMRTKDAVADRLRALVGARPSVDRRDPDVSIFVRLARGRVTIALDLVGESLHRRGYREPGSTAPLKETLAAALLRMSGWDRRRPLVDPMCGSGTLPIEADLWARGVAPGLSRARFGFERWASFDPSLEKRLGVLKARARARVKDSGPRVSGFDRDPDAVALARRNAKRASAHVELARAELGSLRSTSPPGLVIVNPPYGERLAAGRSLYAELGEVLGRLGPGHRVAVLLGPDTPFRTPPGAERHRLKNGDLSCVLAVWDVR
- a CDS encoding von Willebrand factor type A domain-containing protein, which translates into the protein MTPSLRVRVSWLGDVIHDVILSPARDYTLGEDGADFVMPAEVLGRQRLQLVRVRRGRVVIGVALDDKPCIVPTEADPSDASVGFFEMKLGQRFAQSFGDFVVDVEVEPRTRSPVRRFFVRLTGLGYFGSSLSLSAGVLGSAAHFAPPPEELAEEAEREQIVLMQHYLRASAEREVQPGGGNRGGGGKLALGESDGRGERGRHGAKGKSSGSGETLARARALADAQEFGALGLVSASLGSEPGSARGELWGLEDGRDLEGGNSGERESGDDFADHGVNPVVDPKQDRFSTFAVDVDTGSYFFVKRRLEEGALPPLAAVRPEEMLNAFDYGYPGPEDAPGDAPFLVHLDAAPSPFEPGRHFLRVAVQGRRVPPSARPPLHLTYLVDTSGSMQGPDRIGLVQHSLRLLTRELRASDSVALCTYAGGVRELLPPTPAANQVAILRAIDQLDAGGSTAMASGIQLAYALAARAQRPGHESRVVVLSDGDANVGPMRPDQLLALIEAQRRQGITLSTVGFGRGNYRDSTMERLADAGDGNYSYVGSERDAERVFGASVQGMLHVIARDVKIQVEMDPSVVREYRLIGYENRDVADGDYRKDEVDGGEIGSGHSVTALYDLVFSRAGVSPVKVSLRHKPAAGGPGARALESEVRMSPERVFQSFEQMPPSFRFGVSVAAFAEVLRGSPRALGWSLERVSELSRAAHDGLPERRELSALVDVADQLRRN